The following coding sequences lie in one Flavobacterium cyclinae genomic window:
- the dapA gene encoding 4-hydroxy-tetrahydrodipicolinate synthase, which yields MQSFIGTGVALVTPFKKDFSVDIEALTRIVNHVIEGGVEYLVVLGTTAESATLSQEEKELVINTIVTANAGRLPLVLGVGGNNTQKVVEELKTRDFSHFSAILSVSPYYNKPTQEGIYQHFKAVAEASPIPVILYNVPGRTASNMLPSTVVRIANDFKNVIGIKEAAGDIVQAMKLIQTKPEGFLVISGDDMITLPMVLAGGAGVISVIGEGFPKEFSEMVRLGLQRKVDEAYKLHYLLADSIDMIFEQGNPGGIKEVFKSLGLSENTVRLPLVNVNEDLAKRLNNFTQSLK from the coding sequence ATGCAATCATTTATTGGTACAGGTGTTGCTTTAGTTACACCATTTAAAAAAGATTTTTCTGTTGATATAGAAGCTTTAACTAGGATTGTTAATCATGTAATTGAAGGAGGCGTTGAGTACTTAGTGGTTTTAGGAACAACGGCTGAATCTGCAACTTTATCTCAAGAAGAAAAGGAACTAGTAATCAATACTATTGTTACTGCAAATGCAGGAAGATTGCCTTTAGTTTTAGGTGTTGGAGGGAATAATACACAAAAAGTAGTTGAAGAATTAAAAACAAGAGATTTTTCTCATTTTTCAGCTATATTATCAGTTTCACCATATTATAACAAACCTACACAAGAAGGTATTTACCAACATTTCAAAGCAGTTGCAGAAGCATCGCCTATTCCAGTAATTTTATACAATGTGCCAGGAAGAACTGCTAGCAATATGTTGCCATCAACTGTTGTTAGAATTGCCAATGATTTTAAAAATGTAATCGGAATTAAAGAAGCAGCTGGAGATATTGTTCAAGCCATGAAATTAATTCAAACTAAACCTGAAGGGTTTTTAGTGATTTCTGGTGATGATATGATTACTTTGCCTATGGTTCTGGCAGGTGGAGCAGGAGTGATTTCGGTAATTGGAGAAGGTTTTCCTAAAGAATTTTCTGAAATGGTTCGTTTAGGACTTCAAAGAAAAGTAGATGAAGCATACAAACTTCATTATTTACTTGCAGATAGTATTGATATGATTTTTGAACAAGGAAATCCTGGCGGAATCAAAGAAGTCTTTAAATCATTAGGTTTGTCTGAAAATACAGTGAGATTACCATTGGTAAATGTAAACGAAGATTTGGCAAAACGATTAAATAATTTTACCCAAAGTTTGAAATAA
- a CDS encoding metallophosphatase, which yields MKRRDFIQKTAASTALLGLSGVSLSSFTTIETKKITILHTNDTHSHIDPFPADHPRNPNMGGAARRAAIIDSIRKEEKNVLLLDAGDIFQGTPYFNYYGGELEFKIMSMMQYDLATMGNHDFDNGIDGFYAQLPHAKFDFVSANYDFKNTILNDIVKPYKIIIKDGIKIGIFGLGVQLDGLVDKKLYKETVYNDPIEVAQDMSRILSEEKKCDLVICLSHLGFKYKDEPEKPSDIVLARKTKNIDLIIGGHSHTFLDKPVIEKNSEGKEVLINQVGCFGINLGRIDFYLSDTVAYNNQTKNIVV from the coding sequence ATGAAGAGAAGAGATTTTATCCAAAAAACAGCTGCTAGTACAGCTTTACTTGGCTTATCAGGAGTGAGTCTAAGTAGTTTTACTACTATTGAAACTAAAAAAATTACCATTTTACATACAAATGATACTCATAGTCATATAGATCCATTTCCTGCTGATCATCCAAGAAATCCAAATATGGGTGGCGCTGCCAGAAGAGCCGCTATTATTGACAGTATTAGAAAAGAGGAAAAAAATGTATTGCTATTAGATGCAGGAGACATTTTTCAAGGTACTCCCTATTTTAATTATTATGGGGGCGAACTGGAATTCAAAATTATGAGCATGATGCAATATGATTTAGCAACAATGGGAAATCATGATTTTGATAATGGTATTGATGGTTTTTACGCTCAATTGCCTCATGCAAAATTTGATTTTGTTTCTGCTAATTACGATTTTAAAAACACCATTTTAAATGATATTGTTAAACCTTATAAAATCATAATTAAAGACGGAATCAAAATTGGAATTTTTGGATTAGGAGTTCAATTAGACGGACTAGTTGATAAAAAACTTTACAAAGAAACAGTTTATAACGACCCTATTGAAGTAGCTCAAGACATGTCTAGAATTTTAAGTGAAGAGAAAAAGTGTGATTTAGTAATTTGCTTATCGCATTTAGGGTTTAAATATAAAGATGAGCCTGAAAAACCTAGTGATATTGTATTAGCAAGAAAAACAAAAAATATCGATTTAATTATTGGAGGACATTCGCATACTTTTTTAGATAAACCAGTTATTGAAAAAAATAGTGAAGGAAAAGAAGTATTAATTAATCAAGTGGGATGTTTTGGTATTAATTTAGGACGAATTGATTTTTATTTATCTGATACTGTTGCTTATAACAATCAAACTAAAAACATTGTTGTTTAG
- the recN gene encoding DNA repair protein RecN: protein MLLSLSIKNYALIESLETDFSNQFSVITGETGAGKSILLGALGLVLGKRADLSSLKNKEQKCIIEAQFAISNYKLQAFFNENDMDYEDNTIIRREILPSGKSRAFVNDSPVNLQELQELGELLIDIHSQHQTRELTEENYQIDILDAVANNTDLVVSYKNSLAEFKSAKKELKLLFSEKETLVKEYEYNSFLLNELLAANLTDGEQEALEQELEQLSNVEFIKENFERILAIANEEQVGALVNLKEIKIALQRLAGFSKHNEMLLERLTSSLLEIEDIISECEQNNDKIVANPERLDLVNNKLQTIYSLQKKHQVLTISELLAIQNELETKVIRVDDLDGTISKLQLEVDSKQAKVDEIAQLISDNRKKAVPILIDKIKVILAQLGMIEADFQIEINHTDSYSPKGKDEVVLLFSANKGTSFGLLKKVASGGEMSRIMLAIKAILANYSKLPTIIFDEIDTGVSGEIAIKMGEIMKEMSKTMQVFAITHLPQIAAKGNMHYKVSKSSFGDTTISELTLLTSEERVIQIAEMLSGKAISDSAIQHAKALLN from the coding sequence ATGCTGCTTTCGCTGTCTATAAAAAATTACGCCCTCATTGAATCTCTTGAAACCGATTTTTCCAATCAGTTCTCTGTAATTACAGGTGAAACAGGAGCAGGAAAGTCAATTCTTTTAGGGGCTTTGGGTTTAGTTTTAGGAAAAAGAGCCGATTTATCTTCATTAAAAAATAAAGAGCAAAAGTGCATTATTGAAGCCCAATTTGCTATTTCAAATTATAAATTGCAAGCTTTCTTCAATGAAAATGACATGGATTATGAAGATAATACCATCATTAGAAGAGAAATTTTACCTTCAGGTAAATCTAGAGCTTTTGTAAACGATAGTCCTGTAAACCTACAGGAATTGCAAGAATTAGGCGAATTATTAATTGATATTCATTCCCAACATCAAACTAGGGAATTAACTGAGGAAAATTATCAAATAGATATTTTAGATGCTGTTGCCAATAACACTGATTTAGTTGTTTCTTATAAAAATTCGCTTGCTGAATTCAAATCTGCAAAAAAAGAATTGAAACTATTATTTTCAGAAAAAGAAACTTTGGTAAAAGAATATGAGTACAATTCGTTTTTGCTAAACGAACTTTTAGCAGCTAATTTAACTGATGGCGAACAAGAAGCTTTGGAACAAGAACTGGAACAATTAAGCAATGTTGAATTCATAAAAGAAAATTTCGAACGAATTTTAGCCATTGCTAATGAAGAGCAGGTGGGGGCATTAGTTAATTTAAAAGAAATTAAAATAGCACTTCAACGATTAGCCGGTTTTTCAAAACATAATGAAATGTTGTTAGAAAGGTTAACAAGTAGTTTGCTTGAAATCGAAGATATTATTTCGGAATGTGAACAAAATAATGATAAGATTGTAGCTAATCCAGAACGTTTAGACTTGGTAAACAATAAATTACAAACCATTTATTCATTACAGAAAAAGCATCAAGTACTAACTATTTCGGAGTTATTAGCTATACAAAATGAACTAGAAACAAAAGTAATTCGTGTAGATGATTTAGATGGTACAATATCCAAATTGCAACTAGAAGTAGACTCAAAACAAGCTAAAGTAGATGAAATTGCCCAATTGATTTCGGATAATAGAAAAAAAGCGGTTCCAATTTTAATTGATAAAATAAAAGTCATTTTAGCTCAATTAGGAATGATAGAAGCTGATTTTCAAATCGAAATCAATCATACAGATTCTTACTCTCCAAAAGGAAAAGATGAAGTGGTTTTACTATTTTCGGCTAACAAAGGAACTAGTTTTGGATTATTAAAGAAAGTAGCTTCTGGAGGTGAAATGTCACGTATTATGTTAGCTATCAAAGCAATTTTAGCTAATTATTCTAAGTTGCCTACCATAATATTTGATGAGATTGATACAGGAGTTTCGGGCGAAATTGCTATAAAAATGGGTGAAATCATGAAAGAGATGAGTAAAACAATGCAAGTTTTTGCCATTACTCATTTACCACAAATTGCAGCCAAAGGAAACATGCACTATAAGGTTTCAAAAAGCAGCTTTGGAGATACTACAATTTCAGAATTAACATTGCTAACTTCAGAAGAAAGAGTAATTCAAATTGCCGAAATGTTATCAGGAAAAGCAATCTCAGATTCTGCTATACAACATGCAAAAGCTTTGTTGAATTAA
- a CDS encoding outer membrane protein assembly factor BamD gives MSKVISFLFVALFLVSCSEYQKALKSDDVAVKNETAGKLYEAGKYTKAIRLYEQIAPAYKGKPSAERMFYFYSMSLYKSNQFYLAGYQLENFVATYPKSEKREECAFYAAECFYKLSPEYSLDQTDTNKALDKMQHFIDVYPDSQYLPQANAYVKELREKLEKKAFEIAKQYNTISDFKGALKALENFIADYPGTPYKEQALFYRFDSAYKLAINSVEAKKQERLAYAKTAYTNLIKFNTETEYKEKADKMLAEVEKELQNYIK, from the coding sequence ATGAGTAAAGTAATTAGTTTCCTTTTTGTTGCATTATTTTTGGTTTCATGTAGTGAATATCAGAAAGCTTTAAAATCTGATGATGTCGCTGTTAAAAATGAAACAGCAGGCAAATTGTATGAAGCAGGAAAATACACAAAAGCCATAAGATTATATGAACAAATTGCTCCTGCTTATAAAGGAAAGCCTAGTGCTGAGCGAATGTTTTATTTTTATTCAATGTCTTTGTATAAATCGAATCAATTTTATTTAGCAGGTTATCAGTTGGAAAATTTCGTTGCAACTTATCCTAAAAGTGAAAAACGAGAAGAATGTGCTTTTTATGCAGCAGAATGTTTTTATAAACTTTCTCCAGAATACAGTTTAGATCAAACCGATACAAATAAAGCATTAGACAAAATGCAACATTTTATTGATGTTTATCCAGATTCTCAATATTTGCCTCAAGCTAATGCATATGTAAAAGAGTTACGTGAAAAATTAGAGAAAAAAGCATTTGAAATTGCTAAACAATACAATACAATTTCTGATTTTAAAGGAGCATTAAAAGCACTTGAAAATTTTATAGCAGATTATCCGGGTACTCCTTACAAAGAACAAGCTTTGTTTTACAGATTTGACTCTGCATACAAATTAGCTATTAACAGTGTTGAAGCAAAAAAACAAGAACGTTTGGCTTATGCTAAAACAGCTTACACTAATTTAATTAAGTTTAATACGGAAACAGAGTATAAAGAGAAAGCTGATAAAATGTTAGCTGAAGTAGAAAAAGAATTACAAAATTACATTAAATAA
- the coaBC gene encoding bifunctional phosphopantothenoylcysteine decarboxylase/phosphopantothenate--cysteine ligase CoaBC, giving the protein MSVLSGKKILLGISGGIAAYKTANLVRLLIKAGAQVQVVMSPASLHFVTPLTLATLSKNPVYSTFFNEEEGNGEWNNHVELGLWADFMLIAPATANTLSKMANGNCDNLLIATYLSAKCPVYFAPAMDLDMYKHPSTLDSFEKLKSFGNTMIPAESGELASGLVGEGRMAEPENIVAFLEKDIASRLPLKGKKILITAGPTYEAIDPVRFIGNHSSGKMGFDIANEAANNGAEVILITGPTHLNVKNASIQLIRVTSAQDMYDACHQYYKDVDVAIAAAAVADYRPKNVAQQKIKKNDSSFTIELEKTKDILASLGEQKKNQFLIGFALETENEIEHAKQKIQKKNLDLIVLNSLNDKGAGFGQPTNKVTFISKDFQIEPKELKSKEEVAQDIINKVIQLYNA; this is encoded by the coding sequence ATGTCTGTTTTAAGCGGTAAAAAAATCTTGCTAGGTATATCTGGTGGTATAGCTGCTTATAAAACAGCCAACTTGGTTAGATTACTTATAAAAGCAGGTGCACAAGTACAAGTTGTAATGTCACCTGCTTCTTTGCATTTTGTTACGCCACTTACCTTAGCAACACTATCAAAAAATCCTGTGTATTCTACTTTTTTTAATGAAGAGGAAGGAAATGGGGAATGGAACAATCATGTGGAATTAGGTTTGTGGGCTGATTTTATGCTAATTGCTCCAGCTACAGCTAACACGCTTTCTAAAATGGCAAATGGCAATTGCGACAATTTATTAATTGCAACGTATCTTTCTGCAAAATGTCCAGTTTACTTTGCACCTGCAATGGATTTGGATATGTATAAACATCCATCAACTCTTGACAGTTTTGAGAAATTGAAATCATTTGGTAATACCATGATTCCGGCAGAAAGTGGAGAGTTAGCAAGTGGTCTAGTTGGCGAAGGTCGAATGGCTGAACCAGAAAATATTGTTGCCTTTTTAGAAAAAGATATTGCTTCTAGATTACCACTTAAAGGAAAAAAAATTCTTATTACTGCAGGTCCAACTTACGAAGCTATTGATCCCGTTCGTTTTATAGGAAATCATTCTTCTGGTAAAATGGGATTTGATATTGCAAATGAAGCTGCAAATAATGGGGCAGAGGTGATATTAATTACTGGACCTACGCACTTGAATGTAAAAAACGCCTCTATTCAACTTATTCGAGTTACATCTGCACAAGATATGTATGACGCTTGTCATCAATACTATAAGGATGTAGATGTTGCTATTGCTGCAGCTGCTGTTGCAGATTATCGACCAAAAAATGTAGCCCAACAGAAAATAAAAAAGAATGATTCTTCGTTTACTATAGAGCTAGAAAAAACAAAAGATATTTTAGCTTCGCTTGGTGAACAAAAGAAAAATCAATTTCTGATTGGTTTTGCTTTAGAAACTGAAAATGAAATTGAACACGCAAAGCAAAAAATTCAGAAAAAAAACTTAGATTTGATTGTTTTAAATTCTTTGAATGACAAAGGGGCAGGTTTTGGGCAACCTACAAATAAAGTAACTTTTATTTCTAAAGATTTTCAAATTGAGCCAAAAGAGTTGAAATCTAAAGAAGAAGTTGCTCAAGATATTATTAATAAGGTAATTCAATTGTATAATGCGTAA
- a CDS encoding DNA-directed RNA polymerase subunit omega — translation MDLKKTNAPVNTITYNKSKLEEPTGNIYEAITIMAKRANQINTEIKKELIEKLEEFATYNDSLEEIFENKEQIEVSKFYEKLPKPHALAVQEWEEGKIYYRDAK, via the coding sequence ATGGATTTAAAGAAAACAAATGCTCCAGTAAATACTATTACTTATAACAAAAGTAAATTAGAAGAACCTACAGGAAACATTTATGAAGCGATTACTATTATGGCAAAACGCGCTAATCAAATCAATACTGAAATTAAAAAAGAATTGATTGAAAAATTAGAAGAGTTTGCTACTTATAATGATAGTTTAGAGGAAATTTTTGAAAACAAAGAGCAAATTGAAGTTTCAAAATTCTATGAAAAATTACCTAAACCACACGCTTTAGCAGTACAAGAATGGGAAGAAGGTAAAATCTATTACAGAGACGCAAAATAA
- the porD gene encoding type IX secretion system protein PorD — protein MRKLGLVIFFLFSIANVVSQELNATVSVNFQQVANGNPQLFKNLETQVKEFLNTTKWTTKEFTDVEKIECNFFINVNSYGSNTFEATLQVQSSRPVFNSTLSSPILNINDKNFTFRFIEFENLIYDQNSFNSNLVSVLAFYANVIIGMDQDSFSELGGTEYYQIASNIVNVAQTSGYKGWNQSEGNNNNRNFLISDILSNTFSPFRLSLYQYHRLGLDTMAEDVKKGKEGVVKAINVLAEVQKVRPNALLTRTFFDAKTDEIVSIFSGGPRIDVVPLLETLNRISPLNSQKWSNIK, from the coding sequence ATGCGTAAATTAGGACTGGTAATATTTTTTTTGTTTTCAATTGCAAACGTTGTTTCGCAAGAGTTAAATGCTACAGTTTCTGTTAATTTTCAACAAGTTGCTAATGGAAATCCGCAGCTTTTTAAAAATTTAGAAACCCAAGTAAAAGAATTCTTGAATACTACAAAATGGACAACAAAAGAATTTACTGATGTTGAAAAAATAGAATGTAATTTCTTTATTAATGTAAATTCGTATGGGTCTAATACATTTGAAGCCACTTTACAAGTACAATCTTCTAGACCTGTTTTTAATTCTACATTATCTAGTCCAATATTAAATATTAACGATAAAAATTTTACTTTTCGTTTCATCGAATTTGAAAATTTAATTTACGATCAAAATAGCTTTAATTCTAATTTAGTATCCGTTTTAGCTTTTTATGCAAATGTGATTATTGGAATGGATCAGGATTCCTTTTCAGAATTAGGAGGAACTGAATATTATCAAATTGCTTCTAATATTGTAAATGTAGCGCAAACAAGTGGCTACAAAGGATGGAATCAATCTGAAGGGAATAATAACAATAGAAATTTCTTAATTTCAGATATTTTGTCCAATACTTTTTCACCTTTTAGATTATCGCTTTATCAATACCATAGATTAGGATTAGATACAATGGCAGAAGATGTAAAAAAAGGTAAAGAAGGTGTTGTAAAAGCAATTAATGTATTGGCTGAAGTTCAAAAGGTGCGTCCAAACGCTTTACTAACACGAACTTTTTTTGATGCCAAAACAGATGAAATTGTTTCCATTTTTAGTGGTGGACCAAGAATTGATGTGGTGCCATTATTGGAAACTTTAAATAGAATTTCTCCATTAAATTCTCAAAAGTGGAGTAATATTAAATAA
- the fabV gene encoding enoyl-ACP reductase FabV — MIIEPRMRGFICLTAHPKGCEQNVKNQIEYVKSKGKINGPKRVLVIGASTGFGLASRITSAFGSDAATIGVFFEKAPSEGKTASPGWYNSAAFEMEAQKAGLYAKSINGDAFSNEVKQQTIDMIKADLGQVDLVIYSLASPVRQHPVTGVLHRSTLKPIGNTFTNKTVDFHTGNVTTVSIEPANEEDIANTVVVMGGEDWSMWMNAMKEAGVLADGATTIAYSYIGPEVTEAVYRKGTIGRAKDHLEATAFEITDALATINGKAYVSVNKALVTQASSAIPVIPLYISLLYKIMKAEGIHEGCIEQIQRLYADRLYSGEAVPTDDKGRIRIDDWEMRADVQERIAKLWGESTTETLVELGDLAGYKQDFLNLFGFGFDGVDYQADTNEMVMIPSIK; from the coding sequence ATGATTATAGAACCAAGAATGCGAGGATTTATTTGTTTGACAGCTCATCCTAAAGGTTGCGAACAAAATGTAAAAAATCAAATTGAATATGTAAAATCGAAAGGAAAAATCAATGGTCCAAAAAGAGTGCTAGTTATTGGTGCATCTACTGGTTTTGGTTTGGCTTCAAGAATTACAAGTGCTTTTGGTTCTGATGCAGCTACAATTGGTGTGTTTTTTGAAAAAGCACCTTCTGAAGGGAAAACGGCTTCTCCAGGTTGGTACAATTCTGCTGCTTTTGAAATGGAAGCTCAAAAGGCAGGTTTATACGCAAAAAGTATTAATGGTGATGCTTTTTCTAATGAAGTGAAGCAACAAACCATTGATATGATTAAAGCTGATTTAGGACAAGTAGATTTGGTTATCTATAGTTTGGCTTCTCCTGTACGTCAACATCCAGTAACAGGAGTATTACATCGCTCAACTTTAAAACCAATTGGAAATACTTTTACGAATAAAACGGTAGATTTTCATACTGGAAATGTAACAACTGTTTCTATTGAGCCAGCCAATGAAGAAGATATTGCAAATACGGTAGTTGTTATGGGTGGAGAAGATTGGTCAATGTGGATGAATGCCATGAAAGAAGCAGGAGTATTAGCAGATGGTGCTACTACAATTGCTTATTCTTATATTGGACCTGAAGTAACGGAAGCCGTTTACAGAAAAGGTACTATAGGAAGAGCCAAAGATCATTTAGAAGCAACTGCTTTTGAAATAACAGATGCTTTAGCCACTATTAATGGAAAAGCATATGTTTCAGTTAATAAAGCATTAGTTACTCAAGCAAGTTCTGCTATTCCTGTAATTCCTTTATATATATCATTATTATATAAAATTATGAAAGCTGAAGGAATTCATGAAGGTTGTATAGAGCAAATCCAACGTTTATACGCCGATAGATTATATTCAGGTGAAGCTGTTCCAACAGATGACAAAGGAAGAATTCGTATAGATGATTGGGAAATGAGAGCGGATGTTCAGGAAAGAATAGCTAAATTATGGGGCGAATCAACAACAGAAACATTAGTGGAGTTAGGAGATTTAGCCGGTTATAAGCAAGATTTCTTAAATTTATTTGGTTTTGGTTTTGATGGAGTTGACTATCAAGCTGATACAAATGAAATGGTGATGATACCAAGTATTAAGTAA
- a CDS encoding DUF6913 domain-containing protein gives MFYNIIKNFFLKKNVTKKLATQKSIGSNDKVLTVGVLVDETYFNSTNLLIERIVSQGIQNNNISVLVYKDKIKKKEEIIEPFLSIKNISISGEIDKKEVNDFIETPFDLLINYYDVNKSALLLLSTKSKAKFKVGFDTVDKRVNHFIIKTLVENYNEFVLELFKYLKILNKI, from the coding sequence ATGTTTTATAATATAATAAAGAATTTTTTTCTTAAAAAAAATGTTACTAAAAAATTAGCAACTCAAAAATCTATTGGTTCAAATGATAAGGTTTTGACAGTAGGTGTTTTGGTAGATGAAACCTATTTCAATTCAACCAATTTATTAATTGAAAGAATTGTTTCGCAAGGCATTCAAAATAATAATATTTCAGTTTTAGTTTACAAAGATAAAATCAAGAAAAAGGAAGAAATCATTGAGCCGTTTTTATCGATAAAAAACATTTCTATTTCAGGTGAAATTGATAAAAAAGAGGTGAATGACTTTATAGAAACTCCATTTGATTTGTTAATTAATTATTATGATGTAAACAAAAGCGCTCTTTTGTTGTTGTCAACTAAATCTAAAGCAAAATTTAAAGTTGGATTTGATACAGTTGATAAAAGAGTGAATCATTTTATCATTAAGACTTTGGTAGAAAACTATAACGAATTTGTTTTGGAATTGTTTAAATATTTGAAAATTTTAAATAAAATATAA
- a CDS encoding 5'-nucleotidase C-terminal domain-containing protein: protein MFVNVKKNTISFGFFVILLTFNFFTSCKSTSSYQITKIEGKKIGITNEKGEDETISSYVKPYKDAIDKDLSSVLAYCPETQDKSKGKWQTNIGNLLAEITFELGNPVFQKRENKNLDICLLNHGGIRAMIPKGDVTTRTAFEVMPFENSLIIVGLSGKEIRTLAEYILKEKKPHPLYGIKIFIDKETSKINRIEINNQPLDDNRIYYVGTSDYLANGGDNMTFFKESSIKYDMDYKLRNMLIDYFKKVDTIPNITTEKIILE from the coding sequence ATGTTTGTAAATGTAAAAAAGAATACGATATCTTTTGGTTTTTTTGTTATATTATTAACATTTAATTTCTTTACTTCTTGTAAATCAACATCCTCCTATCAAATTACAAAAATTGAAGGAAAAAAAATTGGAATTACTAATGAAAAGGGAGAAGATGAAACTATCTCAAGTTATGTAAAACCTTATAAAGATGCTATTGATAAAGATTTATCAAGTGTTTTGGCATATTGTCCTGAAACGCAAGATAAAAGTAAAGGAAAATGGCAAACCAATATTGGGAATTTATTAGCTGAGATAACATTTGAACTTGGAAATCCGGTTTTTCAAAAAAGAGAAAATAAAAATTTAGACATTTGTTTACTCAATCACGGTGGAATAAGAGCTATGATTCCTAAAGGTGATGTTACCACTAGAACAGCATTTGAAGTAATGCCTTTTGAAAACAGTTTGATTATTGTAGGTTTATCTGGAAAAGAAATTAGAACATTAGCGGAATATATCCTAAAAGAGAAAAAACCTCATCCTTTATATGGAATAAAAATTTTCATAGATAAAGAAACTTCAAAAATAAACAGGATTGAAATAAACAATCAACCTTTAGATGATAATCGAATTTATTATGTAGGAACTTCTGATTATTTAGCAAATGGTGGCGATAACATGACATTTTTCAAAGAAAGTTCTATAAAATATGACATGGATTATAAATTAAGAAACATGTTAATTGATTACTTTAAAAAAGTAGATACTATTCCAAACATTACAACCGAAAAAATAATTTTAGAATAA